In a genomic window of Sulfurisphaera tokodaii str. 7:
- the pcn gene encoding proliferating cell nuclear antigen (pcna), whose translation MHIVYDDVRDLKAIIQALLKLVDEALFDIKPEGIQLVAIDKAHISLIKIELPKEMFKEYDVPEEFKFGFNTQYMSKLLKAAKRKEEIIIDADSPEVVKLTLSGALNRVFNVNNIEVLPPEVPEVNLEFDIKATINASGLKNAIGEIAEVADTLLISGNEEKVVVKGEGENKVEVEFSKDTGSLADIEFNKESSSAYDVEYLNDIISLTKLSDYVKVAFADQKPMQLEFNMEGGGKVTYLLAPKLS comes from the coding sequence ATGCATATAGTTTACGATGACGTAAGGGATCTGAAGGCTATTATTCAGGCTTTGCTTAAATTGGTTGACGAGGCTCTGTTTGACATAAAACCTGAAGGAATACAACTTGTAGCTATAGATAAAGCTCATATTTCTTTAATAAAAATAGAACTTCCTAAAGAAATGTTTAAAGAATATGATGTACCAGAAGAATTCAAGTTTGGATTTAATACACAATATATGAGCAAACTTTTAAAGGCAGCTAAAAGAAAAGAGGAGATAATTATAGATGCAGATTCTCCAGAAGTTGTAAAGCTCACTTTAAGTGGTGCATTAAATAGGGTATTTAACGTAAATAACATAGAAGTATTGCCACCAGAGGTACCCGAAGTCAATTTAGAATTTGATATTAAAGCCACAATTAATGCCAGTGGTTTAAAGAATGCAATAGGCGAAATAGCCGAAGTAGCAGATACACTATTAATTTCAGGTAACGAAGAAAAGGTTGTAGTTAAGGGTGAAGGCGAAAATAAAGTAGAAGTAGAATTCTCAAAAGATACAGGAAGTCTTGCAGACATAGAATTTAATAAGGAATCTTCTTCTGCATATGACGTCGAATATCTAAATGATATTATATCTCTTACGAAGCTATCAGATTACGTCAAGGTAGCATTTGCGGATCAAAAACCTATGCAGTTGGAATTCAACATGGAAGGAGGGGGGAAAGTTACTTATTTGCTTGCCCCCAAATTATCCTGA
- a CDS encoding cobyrinate a,c-diamide synthase, giving the protein MRFPRIIISSDRSNSGKTIISSALMRVLSRKMKVRGFKAGPDFIDPKYHTLAARVPSINLDLWLMGIEGVKKSLIRYGKGYDIGIIEGVMGLYDGINVNYSTYELSEVTKTPIILVVNCSNVSSTVGAIVKGLKDYRNARIRGVIFNQIGSETHYNYCKSSIKEVQVLGYIKYDRNFSVPSRHLGLFTTEDFKETENVLQSVSKAIEESVDIDKIIEIANSAEELQEVDEAISNDELDTKKGIAAIAYDSAFNFYYSENIDLLRYKYQIEFFSPLLNEKIDNPSLIYVGGGYPELHLNELEKSSSTIRWIKKEAEKGTKILAECGGLMYLSKEIIADKSYKMVNLFDISIKAKDKLTIGYTELDVLSDNILGRKGEVLRGHEFHVSKAINLGNDVKFSMKNRIGKGIWENKDGAIVYNTLASYSHFHFSSARGLLSF; this is encoded by the coding sequence ATGAGGTTTCCTCGTATAATCATTTCTTCAGATAGAAGTAACTCGGGCAAAACAATAATATCCTCTGCCCTAATGAGAGTTTTATCTAGGAAAATGAAAGTGAGGGGCTTTAAGGCAGGACCAGATTTTATTGATCCAAAATATCATACACTAGCTGCTAGAGTTCCTTCGATTAATTTAGACTTATGGTTAATGGGAATTGAGGGAGTAAAGAAGAGTTTAATAAGATATGGGAAAGGCTATGATATTGGAATAATTGAGGGAGTAATGGGATTATATGATGGAATTAACGTGAATTATAGCACTTATGAACTTTCTGAAGTTACTAAGACCCCGATAATTCTAGTAGTAAACTGTAGTAACGTTAGTAGTACTGTAGGAGCTATAGTAAAAGGATTAAAAGATTATAGAAACGCAAGAATTAGAGGAGTAATTTTCAATCAAATAGGGTCTGAAACGCATTATAATTACTGTAAGAGTTCTATAAAAGAAGTTCAAGTTTTAGGTTATATAAAATACGATAGAAATTTCTCTGTCCCTTCACGGCATTTAGGGCTTTTTACAACTGAGGATTTCAAAGAGACTGAAAATGTTTTACAATCCGTATCTAAAGCTATAGAAGAGTCTGTTGACATAGATAAAATTATTGAAATTGCTAACTCAGCAGAAGAATTACAGGAAGTAGATGAGGCTATATCTAATGATGAATTAGATACTAAAAAAGGAATAGCTGCAATAGCATATGATTCAGCATTTAATTTTTATTATTCAGAAAATATAGATTTATTAAGATATAAATATCAAATAGAATTTTTCAGTCCTTTATTAAATGAAAAAATTGATAATCCAAGTTTAATTTATGTTGGTGGCGGCTATCCAGAATTACATCTAAATGAACTTGAGAAATCTAGTAGTACCATAAGATGGATTAAAAAAGAAGCCGAAAAAGGTACAAAAATTTTGGCAGAGTGTGGGGGTCTAATGTATTTATCGAAAGAAATTATAGCTGATAAAAGCTATAAAATGGTTAATTTGTTTGATATTAGCATTAAGGCTAAGGACAAACTCACGATTGGTTATACGGAGCTAGATGTTTTATCAGATAATATACTAGGAAGGAAAGGAGAGGTTCTTAGAGGTCACGAATTTCATGTATCTAAAGCTATTAATTTAGGTAACGATGTAAAATTCTCTATGAAAAATAGAATAGGGAAAGGAATATGGGAAAACAAAGATGGAGCCATTGTCTATAATACATTAGCGTCTTATTCTCATTTTCATTTTTCAAGTGCTAGAGGATTGTTGTCTTTTTAA
- a CDS encoding DUF2208 domain-containing protein yields MSTYPQGYPNPYNWKMILISQALMILMSFVLSLYPQYFLPVYILYIIVILGITSVMTMRSNPILSERKYLSDISNSRTLFEEKKAGELVQKDEEYMKKMQEFAMASFKSFMYMIIYIIAIFVFYDEVLLKIVGSISGYERLLVYIIYFEALFLFNMFVYRRLVKFQAMEVMAPQSYKITEKGILSTDKSGIFLHSRHLVNAEIKENREKRYIEIHSQTSKLPYRIRLYTTEIDRLLEVLDRVKKLELKRQQSSST; encoded by the coding sequence ATGTCTACCTATCCCCAAGGATATCCTAATCCATATAACTGGAAAATGATACTGATCTCACAAGCACTAATGATTTTAATGTCTTTTGTATTATCACTATATCCTCAATATTTCCTCCCCGTTTATATTCTTTATATCATAGTAATTCTCGGAATTACTAGCGTTATGACAATGAGAAGTAATCCTATACTTAGTGAAAGAAAATATTTATCAGATATATCGAACTCAAGAACCCTTTTTGAGGAGAAAAAAGCAGGAGAACTTGTCCAGAAAGATGAAGAATATATGAAGAAAATGCAAGAGTTTGCTATGGCTAGTTTCAAATCCTTTATGTATATGATAATATATATTATTGCAATATTTGTGTTTTATGATGAAGTTTTGCTTAAAATAGTTGGAAGTATATCTGGATATGAAAGACTCTTAGTATACATTATTTATTTTGAAGCATTATTCTTGTTCAATATGTTCGTGTATAGAAGATTAGTAAAATTCCAAGCTATGGAAGTAATGGCACCACAAAGTTATAAAATTACAGAAAAGGGTATATTATCAACGGATAAAAGTGGAATATTTTTACACTCTAGGCATCTAGTTAATGCAGAGATAAAAGAAAATAGAGAAAAGAGATATATAGAAATTCATTCTCAAACATCTAAATTGCCATACAGAATTAGACTATACACCACAGAAATAGATAGGTTATTAGAAGTACTAGATAGAGTAAAGAAACTTGAATTAAAAAGACAACAATCCTCTAGCACTTGA
- a CDS encoding 3,4-dihydroxy-2-butanone-4-phosphate synthase, with the protein MIQKSEIRKNLESGLPILIYDFDGREEEVDMMFYAGKISWKSINLLRKDAGGLICYVTSKEYGQKLGLDFMANIVREKYPYLAKKPSYGDEPAFSIWLNHIDTKTGINDIDRAKTISELHNIISLLNEDEKIAKEKFETEFYSPGHVPVLLSRGIRYRRGHTELSISLLEYVNLEKSAVIAEMLDDGSSLSKEKALRYARYNGFLFIEGKEILKEVLI; encoded by the coding sequence ATGATTCAAAAGTCTGAGATTAGGAAAAACCTTGAGAGTGGATTGCCTATACTAATCTATGATTTTGATGGTAGAGAAGAAGAAGTTGATATGATGTTTTATGCTGGGAAGATATCATGGAAAAGCATTAACTTATTAAGGAAAGATGCAGGAGGGTTAATATGTTATGTAACATCTAAAGAATATGGACAAAAGTTAGGATTAGACTTTATGGCTAATATAGTGAGGGAAAAATATCCTTATTTAGCTAAAAAACCCTCATACGGTGACGAACCAGCCTTTTCTATTTGGTTAAACCATATAGATACAAAGACGGGAATAAATGATATTGATAGAGCAAAAACTATATCCGAACTTCATAACATTATCTCTTTACTTAATGAGGATGAAAAAATAGCTAAGGAAAAATTTGAAACCGAATTCTACTCACCGGGTCATGTGCCTGTATTGTTATCTAGGGGAATAAGATATAGGAGAGGACATACTGAATTAAGTATATCTTTACTTGAGTATGTAAATTTAGAAAAAAGTGCTGTTATAGCTGAAATGTTGGACGATGGATCAAGTCTTAGTAAAGAGAAAGCATTAAGATACGCAAGGTATAATGGATTTTTATTTATAGAGGGAAAAGAAATCTTAAAGGAGGTTCTAATATGA